AGTTCTTCCTTTTTCGTATTCGCTGAACATATAATCAACGATTTTTTCTTGATACTGCTCACTCAAATCAACCGTTTGAAAAGGAATTCCTAATTTTTCAGCAACTAATAAAGCATCATTACTATCTTCCAACCACGGACATTCATTAGAAATAGTCACTGAATCATCGTGCCAATTCTTCATAAAAAGACCTATTACTTCATATCCTTGTTGTTGCAATAAATAAGCTGCAACACTAGAATCTACACCACCTGAAAGACCAACAACTACACGTTTCATATACCAAATTATATTATTTCCCAATAGATATTAGGGATAATTCACATAACCCAATTGGCAATTACAACCAACTAAAGATTATGTTTCTTCATTTTAAAAATTTAAATGCTTGAAATTTTAATCGAATGCAAAAGTACAAATAATAACACTAGTTATAGTTATACAATAGATTGATGAAAACAATACTACAATAATCTAAGTCAATACTTTTGTTACTCATTGTCATCATCCCAAATAATTTTTCATGAAAAACTAATCTGTTTTTACTTTATCTCTCTTAAGTTGTGGCTTTTTCGGTTTATTCATATTTTCTTCTTTAGTTAATTTTCCGTCACTAAAAAACTGCCACATACCTACTTTCTTACCATTTTTAAACATCCCTTTAGCAATAACTTGATCATTTGGATCTTTATAAATGGCCTCTCCTTCATATTCCCCATTCTTAAAAAAGCTACTTTCCATAACAATACCTGTTTCCGAATATTTCTTATAGGCACCTTCTTTTAAGCCTTTTTTATAAATAGTTTCATCAACAATTTTACCGCTAGGGTAATACACCGTTCTGGTTCCTTCTAATTTTCCGTTTTTATAATTCTCCAATGTCATTATCACTTTTGAAGCTTTGTGATAATATTTCCAAGGTCCTTCACGCAATTTATTGATCTCTTTGCCCTCGCTCACAATATTCTTCTTTTGATCATAAAAAATAGTATAGCATGAATTATCCGCAGGACTAAATGTTCTTGTTGCTATAACAGATTGTGCTTTGGTATCATCAAAGAAATTAAAAACACCTATTTCCTTTCCATGCTCAAAAGTACCCTCGTATCTAGGCCTCCCCGATTCCTCATAAAATCCCTTCCACACACCATGTTTTTTTCCTTTATCATCTATAGGATTGTTATCCGTTTGAGAAAAAACAACTTGACAAAATAAAACAAAGGTTAAAACTCTAAAAATAGCAAACATATAATTTTAATTAAATTGTCTAAAAATCAATATTATAACTTTAAAAAAATACTAATAGTATGTTCTTATTTTTTATTTCATAAAAGTACGCAAAACACAGTACTTAAAAATTAATACTCTTTATAAAAAACAAAAAGCTCCTATTTTACAAGGAGCTTTTGCTATA
The Flavobacterium sp. 5 DNA segment above includes these coding regions:
- a CDS encoding toxin-antitoxin system YwqK family antitoxin, with product MFAIFRVLTFVLFCQVVFSQTDNNPIDDKGKKHGVWKGFYEESGRPRYEGTFEHGKEIGVFNFFDDTKAQSVIATRTFSPADNSCYTIFYDQKKNIVSEGKEINKLREGPWKYYHKASKVIMTLENYKNGKLEGTRTVYYPSGKIVDETIYKKGLKEGAYKKYSETGIVMESSFFKNGEYEGEAIYKDPNDQVIAKGMFKNGKKVGMWQFFSDGKLTKEENMNKPKKPQLKRDKVKTD